Part of the Sphingobium lignivorans genome is shown below.
AGCGGCTCGGTGCACATCAACAACAGCGGCGACATCACGGTCGCCGAAACTCTCAACCCGGCAGATTATACCCAGCGCGGCATTTATGCCGATGGCGGCTACACCAATGTCGAGCCTGTGGAAGTTGAGGTCATCAACAGCGGCAAGGTCAGCGCGCAGGCTGCCGGTATCCGCGTGGTCAATTACAATGGCCTGGCAAGAATCGAAAACAGCGGCGAGGTCAGCTCCGTCAACAATCAGGGGCTGGTGGCCTGGACGCCCAATGGCGAGGTGGAGATCGTCAATAGCGCTCAAGGGAGCGCCACCTCCCTGTCTGGCCCAGCCATTCAGGGCGCCTCCCAGATTGGCGACATCAGCATCGCCAACGATGGCTCGGCCGAAGGTGTGTCCGGCATCCTTGCCATCGCGGGATTTGACAGCGGGCAGCCCGGCGGCGGCAGCATCACGATCAGCAATTCCGGTGCCGTCACGGCCACCGGCGGCATCGGCGTCAGCGCCCGGACGCCGGACGGCGACGTGTCCTTCACGAACACTGGAAGCATCTCAGCCGTTTCGGCAGGCGTTGACCTCGACACGATCGATGGCAAGGTCCTGATTACCAACAGCGGCACGATCGAGGGCTATCACGGCATCGTCACGAATGATGCGGCGACCCGGATCGTCAATTCCGGCACCATTGCGACCAATGGCAACGGCTCTGCGATCGTGATGGGTTCGGGGGACGTGACGCTCGAACTGCATGCCGGTTCTGCGATCAACGGCTTGGTGCAGGATGCCGACCCCGTCAACGGCACGAACACGCTGGTGCTTGGCGGGGCGGACAACGCCTCCTTCAATGCCGGTTCGATCGGCGCGGATGCCCAGTATCGCGATTTCGACGCCTTCGTGAAGGCGGGCGACAGCATCTGGACACTAAATGGCGAAGGCACCACGGGCTGGACGGTCGAAGCCGGCACGCTGACCGCTGACACTGGCGGAGCCTTCGGCGTGGATCAGGCCTATGTCGTGAATGGCGGCACGCTCGATTTCGCAGGCACGACGGCCAGCATCGCCAGCGTTACTGGCACGTCTGAAGGTTCGGTGAACATCGGCACAGGTGGCGGCCTGACGCTCAACCAGGGCACCGACGGCACCTACGCTGGCCAAATCACGGGCAGTGGCAAACTCACCAAGGCCGGAAGCGGCACCCTGACGCTGACGGGTGACAGCAGCAGCTTCAGCGGCAATCTGTTCCTGACAGGCGGCGAAACCGTGCTCGATGGAAACAGCATGGCCGCGGGCATAGTGTTCCTTGGCTCAACGGATGAGCCGATGCTAACGGTTCAGAATGGCGGCGTGCTGAATGCTGCCAACGTCATCGTCGGTAACAGCACCAACAGCTATGCCCCTTATTTGGCAGACGAGAGCGGTTCGCTTTCTGTCACGGGCAGCGGGTCTGCCGTCAATGCGGATTTCCTGACAGTTGGTTACTATGGCGATGGCGCCCTGTCGATCTCCGGGGGCGGCACAGTGACGACCTCGACCGTAATTACGGTCGGCTCCGTCGCGGACAGCGCAGGCACGATCACCATCTCAGGCGAGAACAGCCGCCTCCAGGGAGGCAATCTCCAACTCGCGGGGAGCGGCACAGCAGTACTCAGCGTTTCCGAGGGTGCTACGATTGAGACGTCGTTCGGTGGCCTCGGTGTCAATGCTGGCAGCATCGGCACCGCCACAATCAGCGGCGCAAATACCCGTTGGGACATCACCCAATCCGGCCTTGCGATCGCAACGTCAGGGGAAGGGCAGGTTTCCGTTCTGGACGGCGCCACTGTCGCCGCAAGCAGTGGCGATATCAGGCTCGGTGCTGCCGCTGGAGGCCAGGGCAGTCTCACGGTGTCGGGCATGGGCAGCAGCGTCAGCACGACTGAAAATTTCATCGTCGGCAGCTATGGCACGGGCAATGTCACTGTCGATGATGGCGGTCAGATCCAAGGCGACAAGCTGATTGTCGGCTTCGTTGATGGTGGCGCTGGCACGCTCAATCTAAGTGGTGCCGGAACGCACGTGCAAGGCAACACCTACATCATGGTGGGTACCTACGCAGGAAGCAGCGGTACGGTCACATTGTCCGATGGCGCGACCTTGAAGGCCGATGGCACCCGGGGCATTACCCTGGCGTTCGAAGCGGGATCTGCCGGTACGCTGAATATCGGCGCGGCGGCAGGCGAGGACGCCGCAGCGGCGGGATCGATCGAGGCTGAATATGGGATCCAGTTCGGCAATGGGACTGGCAACCTTGTTCTGAACCACAATGAAGCCGGCTATGAACTGGCGACAGGGCTTTCGGGTGCTGGCGTCATCAACATATTGGCCGGCGAGACGATCTTTTCGGGGAACGGAAGTGCGTTCAGCGGCACGCTGGACATATCCGGCGGCAGCTTCGAAGTGACAAGCACACTTGGAGCGGACCATGTCTCGGTCGGCGGCGTGGAAAGCGCGCATCTTTCGGTCGTGCAGGGCGGCGTGCTCGAATCCAACACGGGCTCCATCGGCATGGGTGGGACCAACGGCAGCGTGACGATCGATGGCCCGGGATCATCCTGGGTCAGCAGCGGCGGCATCCAGATCAGTCGTGACGGAGGCTCGACCGGCTCGCTCGCCATCACGGACGGCGGATCGTTCGAGACGGTTCTGGGCGGGCTCTACATGGGCGCGGGCGGCTCCATCAGCGTCAGTGGCGAGGGTTCATCGCTGCTGATCGGCACGCTGCATAGCGAGCTGCCGGCAAGCTGGAACGATGCGGACGGCTGGTTCAGCGTTGACGAAGGCACCGTCTCGATCACCGATGGTGCGCTGCTGGCCACTGACGGCAGCTATATCGGCGGCAGCGGCACAACCGTCGCCACCATGACCGTCGATGGCGAGAATACCGTCTGGTCCAACGGCATTCCGCTGTTCATCGGCGGCACCGGCAATGGCACTGTGGGTCATGGTGACGTGACGGTCTCGGGTGGCGCGACCGTCACATCCTACACCAGCGCCCTGGGCGTCGACACCGGCTCGAGCGGCAAGCTGACGCTCACCGGCGAAGGCACGATCTACACCGTGCTCGACCGCGAAGGCTTCGCCGGCAACATGCGCGTGGGCTATAACGGCACCGGGACGGTGACCGTGTCGAACGGCGCCCTGCTTGCCGCCGCGGCGCTGGTCGACGTCGCCAGCCAGTCTGGCAGCGAGGGCACGCTCCTCATCGAGAATGGCGGTCATGTGACCGGACAATCCATGCGGATCGGCGGGCAGACGGAAACGGTCGGCAGCGTCACGGTGGATGGCGAGGGTTCCACGCTCGTGATCGGCAGCGACCGGATTGGCGTCGGCATCTCCGGCAACGGCACGCTGACGGTCAGCAACGGTGGATCGGCCAGCTCGGAAGGCGCAGTGATCGGCTGGGAAGCCGGGGGCAAAGGCACGGTCACTGTCACCGGCGCCGGCAGCACCTTCAGCAATGACGGCAGCCTCTATGTCGGCAATGTGGGCGAAGGCACGCTCAACGTCAGCGATGGCGGCCGCGTGACCAGCACCGATGGCTATGTCGGCACGGTCGCTGGTTCGAAGGGCGTCGTCACCGTCAGTGGCGCAGAGTCCATCTGGGATATGAGCGGCGTCTTCATCGTGGGTAATGAGGCAACTGCCCGAGCCGAGGCCACCATCTCGGATGGCGGTACACTCCGCGCGGTTCAGGGGACGCTGGGCAATCTCAATTCCTCATTCGGAAGAATGACGGTTACCGGCGCCGGCTCCACATGGAGCGCTTATGATGATGGCATCACGAACTGGGCGGGCTATCTGAATGTCGGCCTCTCGGGTTCCGGACTCCTGAACGTTTGGGACGGCGGCACGGTCGACGCCGTTCGTCTCTACATCGGCAATGATGCCGGATCGAGCGGCACCGTGCTGCTGACCGGTGCTGGCTCCACGATCAGGACGGAGCAGGGCCTTTACGTCGGCGCAGAAGGAACCGGCGAACTCACTTTGATGAATGGCGCTCACATCGAGGCCCAGACCATCAAGGTGGGCTATCTCGCGGGGTCAACCGGCACGCTGATCATCGGCGGGCTGGCAAGCCAGCCGGCGGCAGCAGCGGGCACCATCAATGCCGATGAAATCCATCTCGGCAGCGGCAATAGCCGGCTCGTCCTCAACCATACGAGCACCGATTATGAGCTCGGGGCCAATCTCACCGGGTTCGGTGATGTGGATGTGCTCGCCGGCACGACTGTGCTCTCCGGCGACAGCAGCACATTTGCGGGCAGCCTCGCCATCGACGGCGGAAGGCTCATCCTCGCCAGCGCCTCCAATGCCGTCTCGACAAGCATCGGCACCGAAGGCACGCTGCAGATTGGCAATGGCGGCACCAGCGGCTCGCTCAACGGCGACATCGTGAACAACGGTTCGCTGGTTTTCGATCGGTCGGACGCGCTCCATCATAATCGGGTGATCTCCGGCACAGGTGATCTGACGGTTGCGGGCGGTGTCATCACGCTGAGCGGAATGAACACATTTACCGGCGCCACGATCATCGATACGGGAGCAACGCTGGCGCTCTCAAATCAGGGCCGGATCAACCAGTCCAGCCTGGTAACCGTCAACGGCACGTTTGACGTAACCGAAGGAAGCGCGCCACGGATCAAGGACATTGCCGGCAACGGCACGGTCGTCCTGGGCAACGCGGGGCTCCAGATCGACAACGCCTCGCATGTCTTCTCCGGCAGCATTACCGGCGAGGGCGGGCTGAACCTCAACGGCGGCATTCTGACCCTGACGGGCGCAAGCGATTTTACCAATGGGCTCGGCATCAGCAATGGCGCCGTCGTCAACATCGGTAATGGCGGTACAAGCGGATCCATCACATCCGGCACGACCAATTACGGCACGCTCGTCTTCGACCGTAGCGACGAATGGACCTATGGCGGAGCGATCACCGGTCAGGGCGAGATCATTCACGCCGGATCGGGAACCACTAACCTGACCGGCGGAATGGGCGGCAGCCACTTCATCATCGAGAACGGCACGGTCAACATGAACGGTGGGCTGGTGGCGCTGCTCGGTGATGGCGCCGGCATCTCGGTCGAAGGCCAGACTTCCGTGCTCAATGTCAGCAATGTCGGCGCGCGAGCCAATCACACGGTCTATCGCGTCAGCGATGGCGGCTCGCTTGCCATCAACGGCGGATCGGTCCGGGTCGGCACGGCTGCCGGATCGGCCGGCGTCCATCTGGTTTCGGGCAGCGCCTCGGTCACCGGCACCAGCTTCGATGTCAAAGGCGCCAGCACGTACGGCGTCATTGTCGAGGCCGGCAACACGCTCACGCTGGCTGACAGCAGCATCAAGACGATCGGCAATTCCGCGATCGGCGCACTGGCGCGGGATGGCGGCGTGCTGGATATCAGTGGCAGCACCGTCCAAACGACGGGGACGGATGCCTACGCCGCCTATGCCGCCAATGGCGGACAGATCACCCTGGCGAACAGCACGATCTCCACGTCCGGCATGGTTGCCGATGCGCTGGTCTCTGATGGCGAAGGCAGTCTGATTAGTGCTACCAACACGACGATCGAGACCAACGGCACCCAGACAGCGGCCGTCGTGGCCCGCAACAACGGGGCCATCGATCTGAACGGCGGATCGGTCTCGGCGACCGTCAATGAAGAGAGCCCGGCGGCCGTCTGGGCGCTGCTGGCCAAGGATGGCGGATCGATCACCGCGACCGACGTCAACCTCTCGCTGACCATGCTGGACAACAGCGCCTATGTGACCGGCGTTGCCTATGCGATGGATGAGGGCAGCAGCATCACCCTCACCGGCGGCACGGCCACGGCGACCGGCAAGCGCGCGAACGGCATCTTTGCCTATAACAGCGGCTCGGTGAGCGCCGAAGGCCTGACCATCTCGACCTCGGGGGAGCAGGCACGTGGTGTCTATGCGAATGCTGACAGCAACGCGGCAGGCTCGGTGACGCTCAAGGATGCGAGCATCAGCGCGAATGGCACGAGCTCGCACGGTCTCTTCGCGGAGCGGGACAGCGGCTCGACAGGCAACCAGATCGCTACCATCACTGGCGAGAATGTGAACATCACGACCTCCGGCGATCAGGCAAATGGCATCTATGCGGCCGTGGGCGGTGTCATCACGGTTACGGGCGGATCGGTCACGACCACTGGTTACCAAAGCATGGCTTTGGCAGCGAGCGGTTCGGAGTCTGGCATGACTGGTGGCGGCATCCTGACCGTCTCGGATGTGACCGCCCACACACTGGGGAACTCTGCAGCAGGAGCGAATGTATACACCGCCGGTCAGATCGTCGCAAATAACGTCACAATCCTGACGGAAGGCTCTTCGGCACAGGGCATCGTGGTTGCTGCCGGCATCGGCACATTCGCAAATTCCACAATCGCAACCACCGGCAATAGCTCAACGGGGACACTGGTCAGATACCAAGGCCAACTGACCCTTACAAACAGCGCGATCACGACCAGCGGGGCCCAGTCGGCCGGGGTTACCGTAGGCGGCAATTCACAGGCTCAACTGACCGACAGTTCGGTGGCAACCTCGGGTGAGGGCGCCCGCGGCCTGTTTGCCTCCACGGGGTTGATCTCCGTGACTGGCGGCAGCGTCACGACCAGCGGCGCGGGATCAGATGGCCTCAATACACGCGGTAATGGCGCGATCAGCCTGACCGGCACCGAGATCACCGTCAGAGATGCCAGTTCAGCCGGCGCAAGCATTGAGGACAACGGCATCATCGACATGACCGCCGGCAGCATCCGCAGCGCGGGATCGACCCTGGCAGCGACCTCGACGGACGACAGCCTAGCGCGGTTCAGCTTTGCGGGAACCGACCTCGCCAGCGATAGCGGCGCGCTGCTCTCCGTGGCGCACGGTCCGGGTGAAGGCACTGGCATCGTGGGCTTGTTGCTCACCGACGGCAGCACGGCAAAGGGCGACATTGCCAGCACCGGCGAGGGCATTCTTGACGTTTTGGTCAGCGCATCCAGCCTTGAAGGTGGCCTCTCCAATGTCTCGAAGCTGACGCTGGACAATGCGGCCTGGACGGTGACGAACCTTGCGGGCCTTGGCGAGCTGGAGATTGCGACGGGCACCGCCACGATCAGCACGACAGGCACGGTCAGCCATGATGGTGCGCTGACCGGCAGCGGCACCTTCAACAAGACCGGCACCGGGCAGTTCATCCTTGCGGGCAACGGCAGCGATTTTGCCGGCGCCACGCAGATCGATGCCGGCTCCATGCTGCTCACCGGGTCGCTCGCCGGCAGCCTGCGCATCAATGCGCAGGGCACGATGATCGTCGGTGACGGCGTGACCAGTGGTGACCTGATTGCCAGCACGGTGAATGACGGCACGCTGATCTTTAATCAGCTTGGCGATTATGACTATGCCGGCGCGCTCTCGGGCAGTGGCGGGCTTGTCAAGCGGGGCAGTGGCACGCTGCTGCTCTCGGGCGATTATGGTTATACCGGCTCGACTGTTGTGGAGGGCGGCAAGATCAGGCTGCTGGCGCAACTCGACAGTGCCACCGATCTTGTCATCAATGACGGCGAGTTCGACCTGAGCGGCACCGACCAGACCGTCGCCGGCCCTGAGCGGCACCGGCGGCACGCTCAACATCGGGACCAGCACGCTAACCGTCAATCAGACCGAGAACACGGCCTTTGGCGGCGTGTTTCAGGGCGGCGGAATGATCGTCATGCAAGGGCCGCAAGCGGGCCTCCCGCCTACCATTTACCTGACCGGCCAGAGCTTTAGCGGCTTCAATGGCGATCTGTGGCTGCAAGAGATCGTCGCACGCGTCAACGGCTCGCTGGGCGGAACGATCACTGTCGGCGAAGACGCGGGTCTTGGCGGCGCGGGTAGGGTCGACAACATCGTCGTGACCGCTGGCGGCACGCTGATGCCGGGCAACTCGATCGGCACACTCACCGCGTCCGGCAATGTCGTCTTCGAGACCGGATCGGTCTACGAGGTCGAGGTTAATGCCGATGGCGAGAGCGACAAGCTGCTCGTCGGCGGCACCGCGACGATCGAGGGCGGCACGGTCTCCGTGCTGACGGCAGCGGGCAACTACCGCTTCTCCAGCGACTATGTCATCATCAGCGCAGCCGGCGGCGTGACCGGCACGTTCGATGATACGGATGTCGACCTGCCATTCCTGACGCCGTATCTGAGCTATGACCCCAACAACGTCAGGCTCACGCTGGTCCGCAACGATCGCACTTTTGCGAGCGTTGCCGCCACGTCCAACCAGATCGCCGTGGCCTCGGCCCTCGATGCAAGCAATCAGGAGGCGAGCCTGCCGCGCGCGGTAGCCGGGCAGATCGAGGAAGAGGGGGCGGTACGGGCCTTCGACG
Proteins encoded:
- a CDS encoding autotransporter-associated beta strand repeat-containing protein, whose protein sequence is MQVEDRTKNSTVRKSLKAGFFTSVGLAGLLAGAPAWAEPSVCETTGDVMFFNCGTSITYRAESGETSLTVTGAELTDGTINYNANANAEGPLTSTLTVTDSIVNATDYGGINMFSANEGGNTVTISLGEDVSITSSAGFAGVWVRNEVGGDIDITSAAELNVSGTDTNGISATTNSGSVHINNSGDITVAETLNPADYTQRGIYADGGYTNVEPVEVEVINSGKVSAQAAGIRVVNYNGLARIENSGEVSSVNNQGLVAWTPNGEVEIVNSAQGSATSLSGPAIQGASQIGDISIANDGSAEGVSGILAIAGFDSGQPGGGSITISNSGAVTATGGIGVSARTPDGDVSFTNTGSISAVSAGVDLDTIDGKVLITNSGTIEGYHGIVTNDAATRIVNSGTIATNGNGSAIVMGSGDVTLELHAGSAINGLVQDADPVNGTNTLVLGGADNASFNAGSIGADAQYRDFDAFVKAGDSIWTLNGEGTTGWTVEAGTLTADTGGAFGVDQAYVVNGGTLDFAGTTASIASVTGTSEGSVNIGTGGGLTLNQGTDGTYAGQITGSGKLTKAGSGTLTLTGDSSSFSGNLFLTGGETVLDGNSMAAGIVFLGSTDEPMLTVQNGGVLNAANVIVGNSTNSYAPYLADESGSLSVTGSGSAVNADFLTVGYYGDGALSISGGGTVTTSTVITVGSVADSAGTITISGENSRLQGGNLQLAGSGTAVLSVSEGATIETSFGGLGVNAGSIGTATISGANTRWDITQSGLAIATSGEGQVSVLDGATVAASSGDIRLGAAAGGQGSLTVSGMGSSVSTTENFIVGSYGTGNVTVDDGGQIQGDKLIVGFVDGGAGTLNLSGAGTHVQGNTYIMVGTYAGSSGTVTLSDGATLKADGTRGITLAFEAGSAGTLNIGAAAGEDAAAAGSIEAEYGIQFGNGTGNLVLNHNEAGYELATGLSGAGVINILAGETIFSGNGSAFSGTLDISGGSFEVTSTLGADHVSVGGVESAHLSVVQGGVLESNTGSIGMGGTNGSVTIDGPGSSWVSSGGIQISRDGGSTGSLAITDGGSFETVLGGLYMGAGGSISVSGEGSSLLIGTLHSELPASWNDADGWFSVDEGTVSITDGALLATDGSYIGGSGTTVATMTVDGENTVWSNGIPLFIGGTGNGTVGHGDVTVSGGATVTSYTSALGVDTGSSGKLTLTGEGTIYTVLDREGFAGNMRVGYNGTGTVTVSNGALLAAAALVDVASQSGSEGTLLIENGGHVTGQSMRIGGQTETVGSVTVDGEGSTLVIGSDRIGVGISGNGTLTVSNGGSASSEGAVIGWEAGGKGTVTVTGAGSTFSNDGSLYVGNVGEGTLNVSDGGRVTSTDGYVGTVAGSKGVVTVSGAESIWDMSGVFIVGNEATARAEATISDGGTLRAVQGTLGNLNSSFGRMTVTGAGSTWSAYDDGITNWAGYLNVGLSGSGLLNVWDGGTVDAVRLYIGNDAGSSGTVLLTGAGSTIRTEQGLYVGAEGTGELTLMNGAHIEAQTIKVGYLAGSTGTLIIGGLASQPAAAAGTINADEIHLGSGNSRLVLNHTSTDYELGANLTGFGDVDVLAGTTVLSGDSSTFAGSLAIDGGRLILASASNAVSTSIGTEGTLQIGNGGTSGSLNGDIVNNGSLVFDRSDALHHNRVISGTGDLTVAGGVITLSGMNTFTGATIIDTGATLALSNQGRINQSSLVTVNGTFDVTEGSAPRIKDIAGNGTVVLGNAGLQIDNASHVFSGSITGEGGLNLNGGILTLTGASDFTNGLGISNGAVVNIGNGGTSGSITSGTTNYGTLVFDRSDEWTYGGAITGQGEIIHAGSGTTNLTGGMGGSHFIIENGTVNMNGGLVALLGDGAGISVEGQTSVLNVSNVGARANHTVYRVSDGGSLAINGGSVRVGTAAGSAGVHLVSGSASVTGTSFDVKGASTYGVIVEAGNTLTLADSSIKTIGNSAIGALARDGGVLDISGSTVQTTGTDAYAAYAANGGQITLANSTISTSGMVADALVSDGEGSLISATNTTIETNGTQTAAVVARNNGAIDLNGGSVSATVNEESPAAVWALLAKDGGSITATDVNLSLTMLDNSAYVTGVAYAMDEGSSITLTGGTATATGKRANGIFAYNSGSVSAEGLTISTSGEQARGVYANADSNAAGSVTLKDASISANGTSSHGLFAERDSGSTGNQIATITGENVNITTSGDQANGIYAAVGGVITVTGGSVTTTGYQSMALAASGSESGMTGGGILTVSDVTAHTLGNSAAGANVYTAGQIVANNVTILTEGSSAQGIVVAAGIGTFANSTIATTGNSSTGTLVRYQGQLTLTNSAITTSGAQSAGVTVGGNSQAQLTDSSVATSGEGARGLFASTGLISVTGGSVTTSGAGSDGLNTRGNGAISLTGTEITVRDASSAGASIEDNGIIDMTAGSIRSAGSTLAATSTDDSLARFSFAGTDLASDSGALLSVAHGPGEGTGIVGLLLTDGSTAKGDIASTGEGILDVLVSASSLEGGLSNVSKLTLDNAAWTVTNLAGLGELEIATGTATISTTGTVSHDGALTGSGTFNKTGTGQFILAGNGSDFAGATQIDAGSMLLTGSLAGSLRINAQGTMIVGDGVTSGDLIASTVNDGTLIFNQLGDYDYAGALSGSGGLVKRGSGTLLLSGDYGYTGSTVVEGGKIRLLAQLDSATDLVINDGEFDLSGTDQTVAGPERHRRHAQHRDQHANRQSDREHGLWRRVSGRRNDRHARAASGPPAYHLPDRPEL